The proteins below come from a single Acinetobacter wuhouensis genomic window:
- a CDS encoding plasmid replication DNA-binding protein, protein MAKLSLSEVSKKFHVDRSTIYRAVRNGRLSRSSDGQFDLAEVIRCFGEPEQTSQKIESSKQEGDESTKKLIAHLENEVKKYQEREERLMQQIDRMQTLIELKSVAPATALPQQDATACDTDMPQHATTQQDNDNKKNNEFNIAENVAVPQQETTAYHTQTLQHATLQNVAVPQHKKRGLFGRVLNAVFDND, encoded by the coding sequence ATGGCTAAGTTATCACTAAGTGAAGTATCTAAAAAATTTCATGTGGATAGATCAACCATTTACAGAGCTGTACGTAATGGACGTTTATCACGCTCCAGTGATGGCCAATTCGATCTAGCAGAGGTCATCCGATGCTTTGGAGAACCTGAGCAAACATCTCAAAAAATTGAATCATCTAAGCAAGAAGGTGATGAATCTACAAAAAAACTTATTGCCCATTTAGAAAATGAAGTCAAAAAATACCAAGAACGTGAAGAACGGTTAATGCAACAAATTGACCGTATGCAAACACTCATTGAGCTGAAAAGTGTTGCACCTGCCACAGCATTACCACAACAAGATGCTACGGCATGCGACACCGACATGCCACAGCATGCGACAACACAACAAGACAATGATAATAAAAAGAATAATGAATTCAATATTGCAGAAAATGTGGCAGTGCCACAGCAAGAAACTACGGCATACCACACCCAAACGCTACAGCATGCCACGTTGCAAAATGTGGCAGTGCCACAACACAAAAAGCGTGGCTTATTTGGCCGTGTGCTGAATGCTGTTTTTGATAATGACTAA
- the repM gene encoding replication initiation protein RepM has protein sequence MRELVVKDNALINASYNLDLVEQRLILLAIVEARESGKGINANDPLEVHAEGYINQFGVHRNTAYQALKDACNDLFARQFSYQKINERGNIENYRSRWVSEIGYVDNEAVVKLIFAPAIVPLITRLEEHFTKYELQQVSNLSSAYAVRLYELLIAWRSTGSTPIIELSDFRQRIGVLDNEYKRMERFKTSVLELAIKQINEHTDITVKYEQHKRGRSISGFSFTFKQKKKDNPSIERDPNTLDLFSKMTDAQRHMFANKLSELPEMGRYSQGTESYPQFAVRIAEMLQDPEKIKELSPYLKKVGYMPSNKKDTVNG, from the coding sequence ATGAGAGAATTAGTGGTAAAAGACAATGCCTTAATCAATGCAAGCTATAACTTGGATTTAGTAGAACAACGTTTAATTTTATTGGCTATTGTTGAAGCAAGGGAAAGTGGGAAAGGGATTAATGCTAATGATCCCCTTGAAGTACATGCCGAAGGCTATATCAATCAATTTGGTGTACATCGCAATACTGCCTATCAAGCATTAAAAGATGCCTGTAATGATTTATTCGCTAGACAATTTAGTTATCAAAAAATAAATGAAAGAGGGAATATTGAGAACTATAGATCCCGTTGGGTTAGTGAAATTGGATATGTAGATAATGAAGCAGTGGTTAAGCTTATTTTTGCCCCTGCCATAGTTCCATTAATTACGCGCTTAGAAGAGCATTTTACTAAATATGAATTGCAGCAAGTTAGTAATCTAAGTAGTGCTTATGCTGTTCGTTTATATGAGTTATTAATTGCTTGGAGAAGTACGGGCTCTACTCCAATTATAGAGCTAAGTGATTTCCGTCAAAGAATTGGCGTACTCGATAATGAGTACAAGCGTATGGAACGCTTTAAAACTAGTGTACTTGAGCTCGCTATTAAACAAATTAACGAACATACAGATATCACAGTGAAGTATGAACAACACAAAAGAGGTCGATCAATTTCAGGTTTTTCTTTTACGTTTAAACAGAAGAAAAAGGATAATCCATCAATAGAAAGAGATCCGAATACCTTAGACCTTTTTTCAAAGATGACCGATGCTCAACGGCATATGTTTGCAAACAAACTTTCAGAACTCCCTGAAATGGGTCGCTATTCACAAGGAACTGAAAGCTATCCTCAATTTGCTGTTCGTATTGCTGAGATGCTACAAGACCCTGAAAAAATCAAAGAACTATCCCCATACCTAAAAAAAGTGGGATACATGCCATCAAATAAAAAGGACACCGTAAATGGCTAA